GCCAGAATCTGACATTATATAACAGACACAAATATGATAGTTTTTTTGGGATTTCCAAATGTAAAAACATATTCAATGTGAGGCCTTAACAGATTTGCAACGCAATAAAATACCTTTGCATTTTTTAACCTCTGCATGCCTGTTAACATAAAAATTTTCATCCCTGAATCAAAAACTTTTATGCTTACGAATACTATTGATTGCAATTCCCTTCCCTTCAATACAACGTATTTATTTTAAACAGTTTATTTAATCAAATCATCGCTATTCGTCCAAATCGTCCTTTTTTTATTTTTCCCAACATTGATGAGAACTGTTTTCCTTAAATTCTTTTATTTACTGCTTTTTAGGAACGAGAAAGATGCTCTATATTTTGCATCCATTCGCAGATATGCTATAAAATAGACACTACTTAAAACTTTGATATATCAATTGATGCTTAAATTGCCTTTCTTTCAGATGCTTGTTCGTTTGTTTTGCTTCTCTTGCCTTCCAATTCTGGCCGGTTGTGCTGCAACGCAAACGCCGATTTCAATAGACGACTACCAACTCCATAACGACTGCAGGCTCTTTACTGCTCCGCCTAAAATCACACTATACCCTTCGCGCACTTGGGATGATCTTCGTGCTGCCCACAGACAAATTGCAGAAATTGACAGCACGCCTGCCCCTGCAAACTTTGCTGACTCAACCGCCATTCAAATCGGTTATGCGCATATCCTATATCAGGCGGCCTTGAAAGCGCTTCAGCGCACACCGATGCCGGATAAAGAAACCGCCCGCGAGGCTTTAACAGAAGCGCTTGAAATCATCTCCTCCGTGCTTGCACAACCTGATCTGAAGGCAGATCCGCAGCTCTCGCGACTTGCCTTGTACGTCGTCCAAACTTATGATGACCACATACAAAAACTCAGCGAGCTTGAAGGCGATGCGCCAGCACTTCTCGTATATGAACGCTTGTTTGGCAACCCGGAAAATACCATCGTTGATGAAAACCTATTTCTCGGGATTTTGCTTCCTAAAACGGAAATTCCTCTTGAGCTCAATTATCAGGTTAAAAAGTTTATCACTTTTTATAGCTCTCGCTTTCACGATATTTTTCAGCGCTATTTAAATCGAGCTGAAATTTATTTTCCCATGATGCAAAAAATCATCGAGGAAGAAAATGTCCCGCCGGAAATTATTTATTTAACCATTGTCGAAAGTGGTGTGAATCCACATGCTCGAAGCCATGCAAACGCCGTTGGCGCATGGCAGTTTATTAAATCCACCGGAAGGCTTTTTGATTTGCACGGAAATAATTGGTTCGACGAACGCCAAGATATTGAAAAATCAACCCGAAGCGCCATGCGACTTTTAAAATCGCTACACCAGCGATATGGCGATTGGTATCTTGCGCTTGCCGCCTATAATGCAGGAACGGGAAAAATTAACCGCGCTATTCGCCGTTCTGGGAAAAAGAACTTTTGGGAACTAACTCGATACTTGAGAACTGAAACACGCCAGTATGTGGCCCGGTATATCGCCGCGTCCATTATTGCCATGCACCCTGAGCATTTTGGCTTCACCTCGCTCGAGTTTGAAGAAATTGAAGAAACTGAACTGGTTACCGTTCCCAATTGCCTTTCTCTTGATGTGCTTTCGCAATCGATCGGCATGCCCAAAGAACAATTGCAATTTTTAAATCCTGAACTTCGACAAGATGTAACACCGCCGGCATATAAGAACTATCCGCTGCGCGTTCCCAAACGCTTGGCAAGCTCAGCCCAGCAGGCCATCGATTCCATTCCCGATTCGGAGCAGCTTTTTTTCACACTCTATAAGCTCAAACAAAATGAGTCGCTTAGTCGGATTGCGAAAAAATTAGATGTCACGCCATCCATATTGCAGGAAATTAATCACCTGAAGTCGAGTGTTGTTCCACGCGGAAAAGTGCTCATGATGCCAACTTCGCCAGAGGCTTTTGCCGAAACCCATTTTTCGCGTCGTGAACTGTCTGATGATAGTCGCGAAAGAAGACGGCGTCGGCGTCGGTATAAACAACCGGCGTCGGAAGAAAATATCTCGCTGGTTCAAGTCTATCGGAAAATCCAAACCGATTTGCAAGCAGAGGAGAAAGAGTAAATGAACCGGCCATCTTTCGCCAATAGGCAAATCGTGGGCTTTGCCTTTAGCCTCGCAATGTCCATATTTCGGTTTTCTCACCTGTTACCGCTGTTTGGCTGATGATGCGAGGGATTTATCTTGCCGCCGTTTTTGCGCTGGTGATACTTTTTTGCGGCGGCTGCGCACGCGACGACGATAGCCTTTTTGGAAAAGCTTATCACAATTTTTCTGCGTACTTCAACGCGTACTACAACGCCAGCATTGAATTTGAAAAAGGCATTTCAGCCATGCGCGAGGCGCAAACTTTTAGCGCCAGCGATAACCTTCATATTTTTTCAAAAACTGAAAACAACACCGCAGGCAAAGCTAATTTTGAAAAAGTCATCACCAAAACCTCCGAAATTCTTAAGTCCCATCCGGTAAGCGATTTGGCCGATAACGCCTTGTTGCTCATGGGAAAAGCTTATTTCTACACGAATGAATTGCAACCTGCCGAGCGAAAATTCAAAGAAATCCTGACCAATTATCCCGACAGCGATATTTTTGACGAAGCTTCTTTTTGGTATGGCCGAACGCTGACGCGCCAATTTCACACAGAGGAAGCCGCCGAGATTCTGCGTTCGATTATGAAATCCAGCAAAACATCCGATGTCGTAATGGCAAAATGCTATTTTTCGCTCGCCGAATTAGCCATCAATGAGGGAAACTTGGAAGAAGCTGCCATGCTAATTGAATCCGGCCTGGCTTTGGAAGATAGTGAGGATTTAAAAACACTTGCGGCCTATACGCTCGCCAGAATCTACGATCAGCTTCATCGTTTCAAGAAAGCTGCGGAAACCTACACCTTTCTTTTGAACTTGAGCCCGAGCTACGAGATGCACTACATCGCGCAATTGAATACCGGCATTGCATTGCGCGAACAATCGCGCGCGCGCCTTGCCATCAAAATTTTTCAAGATTTACTTGCCGACGATAACAATCTCGAAAACTTCGGAGAAATTCGTTTTGAACTGGCTACCGCTTATGCTCAAAATGATGAGTTAGGCAAAGCGTTTGATTTATATCAAGAAATTATTTATCGCCACCCGGGCACAGAAGCTGCCGCAAAAAGCTTCTACCAACTGGGCAAATTGCGAATGGAAATTTCCCAGGATTTGACGATGGCAAAAACCCTATTTGATAGCGCAAAAGCCGCTTACCCAAAAGGCGACATCGCCAAAAAAGCGCAAGAGCAATCCACCACACTCAAAAATTTGCTCGATCTCTACGACGAAACCATTCAATTAGACAGCACGATTCAATTGGGCATTCTTGCCACAGCCGATGTGCTGGCAGAAGATACGGCGCTGCCCAACGACTCGCTTGAAAGCGAGCCTGCGCCCAAAAAAGAAGAACCTCCCAGAAAACGCACCCGGCAGGATTATCGCAAAAGCGCTTTCTTAGCACGCGGCGCGCACGATGCGTTCAACGAAACAACCACGCAAAAAAGCAGCACAAGCACCAAACCCAAATTTCAGCCAGCGGCCAACGAGGCGGCACTCAAACAATATCAAATTCAAGCAATTGAAAATCGCATCGCGTTAGGCAGATTTTATCACCTCACCATGCAAACCCCCGACTCGGCACTGAGTTGGTACACTCAAGCGTTGCGCAAAATCCAAGCCGATAGCAGCGATAAACTGGCAACCCTTCGAGAAGTCGTGCTGTTCTCGCTGTCCGACATTTACCGAAATTTAGGCGACACCACGCAGATGGATTCCGTTTATAAAGTGCTGCTCGCCGATTTTCCCGAAAGTGCCTACATCAATCGTGTGCGCGAGCATTTCAACCTGCCCAAACTCAGGCGCGGCGAAAATGCTCCCGAACAAATCCTTTATACCAACGCGATTCAAACGCTTGAAAATAGCCAAGCCGATACGTCGTTAGCGATGCTGAAAACCTTGCTATCGCGCTACCCAAACTCTGCACTCATTCCTAAAGTGCTGCTTGGCATCGGTTTTATTTATGAAAATAATTTGAGCGAACCGGATTCGGCGATTCTTGCCTATCAAAAATTGGCTGCTGACTATCCAAAATCAGAGGAAGCCAAACATGTTAAAAATAAATTGGATGCCGTGCAAAGTCGCGCCAAGCTAATCCCAACGACGCCTGATGATAAAATTGAATTGCCGGAAAAACCGCCTACGCCCGCACCCGAAATGAATCGGCTTGAGCGGTTTCCTATCAAAAAAGATTCAACAAAGGCAAATGGAGTGCAACCAGAATTACAAAAAATGATTAAATTCGCCGGCAATCGAGCCGATTCTGTGCAACACAATCCCGAAAAGCAAAATTTAGAATGACACACATGACTGAAGCCACGACCAAAGCTGATGATATTTTTGACCTCTCACTAACCGTTCAAGAAACCACCCAACTCAATGCAACAACTGCCGTTCTTGCATTCAAATCTGAGTTAATTGCGCCGCTCATCAAGCCGGGGCAGTTTGTAAATATTAAAGTGAACGATACGCTTGCGCCACTTTTGCGAAGGCCGCTCAGTGTGCATCGCGTAGAAGGCGACATTTTTGAAGTCATGGTAAAAGTGGTGGGTTCTGGCACAAAACTGCTCTACAATGCGCTGCCCGGCTCAACCGTACAGGTTTTGGGGCCGCTTGGCAATTCGTTTGATTACGCTCGCCAGGATTACGATACAGCCATTTTGGTTTCCGGCGGCGTTGGGGTTGCGCCCATGACCATTCTCGACGATTGCTTGCGCCAAGCAGGAAAAGAAATTTTCAATTATGTGGGCGGTCGCACGGCTTCCGACATCATCGCCAGAAAACTTACGAACCTGCGCATCGCAACCGATGATGGCTCACAAGGTTTTAAAGGAACGGTGGTCGCGCTGCTCGAACAGGACTTTCCAGAATTTGCTAAAAAACGGGTTCGGATTTTTTCCTGTGGCCCAAATAGAATGCTTCAAGCTCTCGCTGATTTTAGCATGAAAAAAAATATCCCATGCGAGGTTTCTTTAGAATCCGTGATGGGTTGCGGCATTGGCATTTGTTACGGCTGCCCCGTTCATGTCAAAAATGAACAAGGCGAACCCGACGGCCACAAACTGCTTTGCCAACACGGCCCAGTTATGGACGCCAAGCAAGTTGTGTTTGAGTAAAACGCTGAAGGAAAAGCGCTTGTCACTCAGCAGAAAGTAAGTCTTCCCCCAAAGACGCATTTATCCAACAGGCGTCGTTTCAGCTAATCGCTCTGCGATGCGTTCCCAAGTCAAGCTTTTTAGAATTCGCTCGCGACCATATTTTCCGATTTTCTCGGCAACTTCGGGATTTTTAAGAAGCAACAGCAACTTTTCCTCAATTTCCAAAATATTATCCGGCGCAACCAAAAAGCCGCTTTTGCCGTCTTCAATCGCATCTAAAACACCGCCCGAGCGCCCGCCAATAACCGGCTTTTCGCACGCATTGGCTTCTAAATAGGTAATGCCAAAACCTTCGGTATCTCCGGTTTCGGTCAATTCGTAGCTGGGCATGATATAAACATCGCAAAGGTTATAGTGCGCGTTCAGCGCTTCCGGCTCGATGTAGCCGATGAAAGTGACTTGCTTTTCCAAGTTCAGGTCGCGGCAAAGCTGCATGAGGCGACGGGCGTAATCGGAGTCGGTTTTGCCGGAAATCAAATAGCGCACATTGGGCACTTCGGAAAGAATTTTCGGCAAAGCCTGAATCACGCGGTCGTGGCCTTTGCGCTCTTTCAGCCGAGCCAGCGTTAGAATGACTTTTTGCCCATCCAATTGATATTTTCTTCGCCAATCCGAAAGCGCCGAAATAGGAAAAAACTGTTCGGGATTGACGCCGTTTGGCAACACCATAATTTTTTCCGGCGCAATACCATGCTGACTCACCACGCGCTCTTTGGTAAAATGACTAACCGAGACGATCAAATCTGCCGCGTTGAGCGTTTCTTTGAGCCACTTTTGTTTTATGGGCGTCATTTTGCGCGTCACTTCCAGCCCATGCACAACAATGATGAGCCGAAAGCCAAATTTCTTAGCCAAGCCAGTTGCACCTCGCGCCAAATTCCATGTTGTGGCAATAACCGTATCCGGCAAAAAGCCGCTTTTGACGAGCGATTTCACACCTTTGTAGGCGTACCACGTGCGCAATTTTTTCCAATAATTTCCTCGCATGTGCCTCACCGGATAAGATGAACGCCGTTGCAAATCCGCTATTTCTTGGCTAAGAAATCGCGTTAGAACTGCCACATCATACCCCAACTTTTGAAAACTTTCCGCCATGCCGGCTGCCCACTGCGCAATGCCACCAACATTTGGGGGAAAATCTTCGGAAAAAATCAAAATCTTTTTCATGCAGAGAATCCTTTTCTTAAATCAACTTGGAGCATTTTTTCGGCGGCAGTTTGCACGTCGACAACGGAAATGTCGTGCACCAGCGAGGTTTTGGAAATCACTTGAATGTTCGGAAGTTGGTACGGCGCAAAGCGCGTGTGATGAATCACATCCGCACGATACAGGCCCACAACGGGCGTTTGGCTGCACGAGGCCACATGAATAAACGACGTATCTGGCGTGATTAAAAGCGAGAGTTTTTTGATGAGAACCGCCGCATCAAAAAGCGATTTCGTGCGCGGCGTTTTTAAAACATGCGGATGTGCTTTTTCCAACGATTCTTTTTCGGAAAACCGATCGGGCATGGAAAAAATAATCGTCGGGAGCGGCAGCAACGCCAAAAGTTGCGACCATTTTTCCAACGGCCATTCGCGCGAAGGCTCGCCCGCACTTAGATTTATGCCGATGACTTTTTTCCCGACAAATGATTCGGCAAACTGTTGAATCTCTTCCGAAATTGGAGCGTCGGGCAAGTACGGTCGGCACGCCTCGTCTGAAGCAGGAATTTTCAGATATGGCAAAACGGCGCAATTTTTCCGCACAACATGCGATTCAAACGGCACATCCAACAAATGATGATAAAACCCGCGATGATAATCGTGAAATACGGCAATTTTATATCGCGCCGGAATTAAAATCGAGTACATCATGAATGTCCACGACGGATGATCTTTCGTGTTGAAAAGCACATCAAACTCGAATTTGCGCACGCTAAAAATGAAATTCATCAAGCCAGATTTCGGGCGATGCAGCACATCGATGTTTTTATCGTGCTGAAAAAAATCAGCCGCCGCTCGAACGGCCACAAGATGAATTTCTAACTTGGGATTGGCCTGGCGAAGTTGTTTGATGAGCGGCGTGAGCAAAATGGCGTCGCCTAATTTTTCTTGTGCTAAAATCACAATCCGGTTCAAATTTCCTTGAAAAGCGGGTTTTTCGAGAAGCCGCCCCCAAAAAAGACGCATTAGCCGCGCCAAAAGCCGCCGTTTTGTGGCTTTTTGAATCATGCTTTGAATGCAAAAATACAGTTGAACTTTTTTTGAAGATACGCTTTCCAAGCGAGAGTTTCAGAAGGGTTTTCTGGCTTCGGCAACCCGCGTGATGAAAAGAACATCATGGATTGCGATGTTTTCGCCGAAGCTCAAAGAATGAATTCCAAATCATAGCCGGTCGTTTGCGCCTCTTTTACAAACGCCATGAGCGATTCGAGAAATGAACAAAATTCCGTCGGAGAAATTACGCGCCAATAACTGATTTTCTCTGGGCTATCTTGCCAACCGAGCATAATTTCTTCCGGTTTTGTTTCGCGATGCGCGTCAAGTTCATCGCCCAAAATACCGATCAATTTTTCCAGCAGCGTGTTTGGCAGATAAGCCTCATCCCAACTGTCCAAGCCATTTTTAGTTTCGGAAATAAATGGCAACGCGTTGAGCGCATCAATGGAATTGTAATGAAAAAGCGCCGCGTAGTTGTGAGCCGAAATCGGCAAACTTTGATAAACAAAATAGCCTTCGTCGTTAAGCCGA
Above is a window of Chloroherpeton thalassium ATCC 35110 DNA encoding:
- a CDS encoding lytic transglycosylase domain-containing protein, which gives rise to MLVRLFCFSCLPILAGCAATQTPISIDDYQLHNDCRLFTAPPKITLYPSRTWDDLRAAHRQIAEIDSTPAPANFADSTAIQIGYAHILYQAALKALQRTPMPDKETAREALTEALEIISSVLAQPDLKADPQLSRLALYVVQTYDDHIQKLSELEGDAPALLVYERLFGNPENTIVDENLFLGILLPKTEIPLELNYQVKKFITFYSSRFHDIFQRYLNRAEIYFPMMQKIIEEENVPPEIIYLTIVESGVNPHARSHANAVGAWQFIKSTGRLFDLHGNNWFDERQDIEKSTRSAMRLLKSLHQRYGDWYLALAAYNAGTGKINRAIRRSGKKNFWELTRYLRTETRQYVARYIAASIIAMHPEHFGFTSLEFEEIEETELVTVPNCLSLDVLSQSIGMPKEQLQFLNPELRQDVTPPAYKNYPLRVPKRLASSAQQAIDSIPDSEQLFFTLYKLKQNESLSRIAKKLDVTPSILQEINHLKSSVVPRGKVLMMPTSPEAFAETHFSRRELSDDSRERRRRRRRYKQPASEENISLVQVYRKIQTDLQAEEKE
- a CDS encoding tetratricopeptide repeat protein; the encoded protein is MMRGIYLAAVFALVILFCGGCARDDDSLFGKAYHNFSAYFNAYYNASIEFEKGISAMREAQTFSASDNLHIFSKTENNTAGKANFEKVITKTSEILKSHPVSDLADNALLLMGKAYFYTNELQPAERKFKEILTNYPDSDIFDEASFWYGRTLTRQFHTEEAAEILRSIMKSSKTSDVVMAKCYFSLAELAINEGNLEEAAMLIESGLALEDSEDLKTLAAYTLARIYDQLHRFKKAAETYTFLLNLSPSYEMHYIAQLNTGIALREQSRARLAIKIFQDLLADDNNLENFGEIRFELATAYAQNDELGKAFDLYQEIIYRHPGTEAAAKSFYQLGKLRMEISQDLTMAKTLFDSAKAAYPKGDIAKKAQEQSTTLKNLLDLYDETIQLDSTIQLGILATADVLAEDTALPNDSLESEPAPKKEEPPRKRTRQDYRKSAFLARGAHDAFNETTTQKSSTSTKPKFQPAANEAALKQYQIQAIENRIALGRFYHLTMQTPDSALSWYTQALRKIQADSSDKLATLREVVLFSLSDIYRNLGDTTQMDSVYKVLLADFPESAYINRVREHFNLPKLRRGENAPEQILYTNAIQTLENSQADTSLAMLKTLLSRYPNSALIPKVLLGIGFIYENNLSEPDSAILAYQKLAADYPKSEEAKHVKNKLDAVQSRAKLIPTTPDDKIELPEKPPTPAPEMNRLERFPIKKDSTKANGVQPELQKMIKFAGNRADSVQHNPEKQNLE
- a CDS encoding dihydroorotate dehydrogenase electron transfer subunit, which gives rise to MTHMTEATTKADDIFDLSLTVQETTQLNATTAVLAFKSELIAPLIKPGQFVNIKVNDTLAPLLRRPLSVHRVEGDIFEVMVKVVGSGTKLLYNALPGSTVQVLGPLGNSFDYARQDYDTAILVSGGVGVAPMTILDDCLRQAGKEIFNYVGGRTASDIIARKLTNLRIATDDGSQGFKGTVVALLEQDFPEFAKKRVRIFSCGPNRMLQALADFSMKKNIPCEVSLESVMGCGIGICYGCPVHVKNEQGEPDGHKLLCQHGPVMDAKQVVFE
- a CDS encoding glycosyltransferase family 4 protein, yielding MKKILIFSEDFPPNVGGIAQWAAGMAESFQKLGYDVAVLTRFLSQEIADLQRRSSYPVRHMRGNYWKKLRTWYAYKGVKSLVKSGFLPDTVIATTWNLARGATGLAKKFGFRLIIVVHGLEVTRKMTPIKQKWLKETLNAADLIVSVSHFTKERVVSQHGIAPEKIMVLPNGVNPEQFFPISALSDWRRKYQLDGQKVILTLARLKERKGHDRVIQALPKILSEVPNVRYLISGKTDSDYARRLMQLCRDLNLEKQVTFIGYIEPEALNAHYNLCDVYIMPSYELTETGDTEGFGITYLEANACEKPVIGGRSGGVLDAIEDGKSGFLVAPDNILEIEEKLLLLLKNPEVAEKIGKYGRERILKSLTWERIAERLAETTPVG
- a CDS encoding glycosyltransferase family 9 protein — its product is MIQKATKRRLLARLMRLFWGRLLEKPAFQGNLNRIVILAQEKLGDAILLTPLIKQLRQANPKLEIHLVAVRAAADFFQHDKNIDVLHRPKSGLMNFIFSVRKFEFDVLFNTKDHPSWTFMMYSILIPARYKIAVFHDYHRGFYHHLLDVPFESHVVRKNCAVLPYLKIPASDEACRPYLPDAPISEEIQQFAESFVGKKVIGINLSAGEPSREWPLEKWSQLLALLPLPTIIFSMPDRFSEKESLEKAHPHVLKTPRTKSLFDAAVLIKKLSLLITPDTSFIHVASCSQTPVVGLYRADVIHHTRFAPYQLPNIQVISKTSLVHDISVVDVQTAAEKMLQVDLRKGFSA